In Streptosporangiales bacterium, the genomic stretch GGGTACGACGAGCGGCTCGACAACGACGTCGCGGTGAAGGTGCTCGCCGAGAACTGGGTCAGGCGTCTCGACGTGCAGGACAGGTTCCTGCAGGAGGCCAGGGCGCTGCGCCGTACCGACTCCGACCGCGTCGCGCGTGTCTACGACATCGACACGCTCGGCGACGGGCGGCCGTACTTCGTGATGAGCTACGCCGACCGCGGCACGCTGGCCGACAGGCTGACGTCCGACGGGCTGCCGGTGGGTCAGACGCTCTGGTACGCGGCCGAGACGGCCCGCGCCGTGCAGGTCCTGCACGACCACGGCATGTTGCATCGCGACATCAAGCCCTCCAACATCCTGTTCCGGTCCACCGCCACCGGCGAGCAGCTGATGATCGCCGACCTCGGGCTGGTCAAGGCAATGGCCCACGCGTCGGGCTTCACCGTCGCCGCCGGAACGCCCGGTTACATGGCACCGGAGCAGTCCGCGGTCGGGGGCGACCTCGACCAGCGCGCCGACGTCTATACGCTCGGCGCGCTGACGTACCGGATGCTCACCGGACACGCGCCGGTCTCCCCGTCGTCCGGCCAGACGCCCGCACCACCGAGCACACTGCGCGCGGACATCGGTCCTGACGTCGACACGGTCGTGATGCGCGCCCTCGAGCCGCACCGCGACGCGCGCTGGCCCGACGCCAGGACCTACGCCGACGTCCTCGGCCACCTCTCCGGCACCTCCGCTCCGTCCGGTGACCCGACAGCGATGCACTCCGACCGGCAGCCACCGAGCCCTCCGTGGTCGCAGCTCGCGGAGCCCACCCAGCCCGGCGACCGACGTCCGGCAACCCGCCGGCGCACACTCGTCACCCTCGTCGCGGGGTGCGGTGCGCTCGTACTCCTCCTCGTCGCCGGCGTCGTCTACTTCCAGACGAGACACACGACCATCGAGTCGAAGGACGGCGCCGTCGAGGTGACGATTCCCCGCGCGTGGGACAAGGGCTCCCGCAGCCCCGTGGTCGACG encodes the following:
- a CDS encoding protein kinase — its product is MATPERMGRYQIREQIGSGGFATVWRGYDERLDNDVAVKVLAENWVRRLDVQDRFLQEARALRRTDSDRVARVYDIDTLGDGRPYFVMSYADRGTLADRLTSDGLPVGQTLWYAAETARAVQVLHDHGMLHRDIKPSNILFRSTATGEQLMIADLGLVKAMAHASGFTVAAGTPGYMAPEQSAVGGDLDQRADVYTLGALTYRMLTGHAPVSPSSGQTPAPPSTLRADIGPDVDTVVMRALEPHRDARWPDARTYADVLGHLSGTSAPSGDPTAMHSDRQPPSPPWSQLAEPTQPGDRRPATRRRTLVTLVAGCGALVLLLVAGVVYFQTRHTTIESKDGAVEVTIPRAWDKGSRSPVVDVDYASDYGTAGDALVLTSGQTTLEDPGITLAADLDLGDDDPQEVMEIYAPDSWPASNCDHVDDMYQPNDRFRSGVVWTYVESCGPKRYVEAMMIGRGGKFGVHVFATADDADQFADVLASIKVDPDKLPKD